The following proteins are encoded in a genomic region of SAR324 cluster bacterium:
- a CDS encoding 50S ribosomal protein L28 — MSLKCEFCGKKPLFGNNVSHANNKTARRWLPNIQTVKLVDKGGNKKAVRVCTSCIRSGRTMNASI; from the coding sequence ATGTCTTTAAAATGTGAATTTTGCGGAAAAAAACCGCTGTTTGGCAATAATGTGAGTCACGCTAACAATAAAACAGCAAGACGCTGGCTGCCAAATATCCAAACCGTCAAACTTGTCGATAAAGGCGGAAACAAAAAAGCTGTCCGTGTTTGCACCAGTTGCATTCGATCCGGGCGAACCATGAATGCCTCCATCTGA
- a CDS encoding chemotaxis response regulator CheY — MPADKEMNILVVDDFSTMRRIVKNILRQLGFNNIVEADDGTTAMAKLKSEKIDFVITDWNMPKMTGMELLKEIRTDANLKSIPVLMVTAEALQENIIAAVKAGVSNYIVKPFDAKTLSDKINKIFP, encoded by the coding sequence ATGCCTGCAGATAAAGAGATGAATATTTTGGTTGTGGATGATTTCTCGACCATGCGCCGAATTGTCAAAAATATTTTGCGACAGTTGGGGTTTAATAACATCGTTGAGGCAGATGATGGGACGACCGCCATGGCCAAACTGAAATCTGAAAAGATTGATTTTGTCATCACTGACTGGAATATGCCCAAAATGACCGGCATGGAATTGCTCAAGGAGATCCGCACAGATGCCAATCTGAAAAGCATTCCTGTTCTGATGGTGACGGCTGAGGCCTTGCAGGAAAACATCATTGCCGCAGTGAAAGCCGGTGTGAGCAACTATATTGTCAAACCGTTTGACGCAAAAACCCTAAGCGATAAAATCAATAAAATTTTTCCTTAG
- the rsmG gene encoding 16S rRNA (guanine(527)-N(7))-methyltransferase RsmG has protein sequence MQTLDNSTQDQTQEITALSSDDVYELLLKNNLLTSSVQWDLIKKWETLIGQINQQINLISRKDWNSIWEKQVLHCLSLLSVWKTTPGMEICDFGSGGGLPGVLLAIVCPDLKITMIDATQKKVKVIRQLITDLGLTNAEMVAGRGEDLGKTPEYAQKFSLLVCRAVSTLGNLELWTRDLRAPQSSLYVYKGGDLTQEMAELSQCRNLKFIKKYPLTLEGYSGFDEQEKVIVQLSFSNKKNKPRSLH, from the coding sequence ATGCAGACACTAGATAATTCAACGCAAGATCAAACACAAGAAATTACCGCATTATCTTCTGATGACGTTTATGAACTCCTTCTCAAAAACAATTTGCTGACCAGTTCAGTGCAATGGGATTTGATAAAAAAATGGGAAACCCTGATCGGACAGATCAATCAACAAATCAACCTGATTTCACGAAAAGACTGGAACAGTATCTGGGAAAAACAGGTGTTGCATTGCCTGAGTCTGCTATCGGTATGGAAAACCACACCCGGTATGGAAATATGTGATTTTGGCTCCGGCGGAGGTCTCCCGGGAGTTTTACTGGCGATTGTTTGCCCTGATTTAAAAATAACCATGATTGACGCCACCCAAAAAAAAGTGAAAGTGATCCGGCAATTGATTACGGATCTGGGATTAACCAACGCGGAAATGGTCGCTGGCAGAGGTGAAGACCTGGGAAAAACTCCTGAATATGCCCAAAAATTCTCTCTCCTTGTGTGCCGGGCAGTCAGCACTCTTGGCAACCTGGAACTCTGGACCCGCGATTTAAGGGCGCCCCAATCATCTTTGTATGTTTATAAAGGAGGCGATCTCACGCAGGAAATGGCGGAATTGTCTCAATGCCGAAATTTGAAATTCATTAAAAAATATCCGTTAACTCTGGAAGGGTATTCCGGATTTGACGAACAGGAGAAAGTGATTGTTCAGCTTTCTTTTTCAAATAAAAAAAATAAACCACGCAGCCTTCACTGA
- a CDS encoding YkgJ family cysteine cluster protein, whose product MMTENPCVTCGACCAFFRVSFYWAECDDSEWGTVPVDRTEVISPFHRCMKGTHKKPPYCSELKGEIGKLALCQIYEKRPSTCREFGIQWQDGYYVQSPEDLLRCNQARLSWNLPPIGGRLPSVA is encoded by the coding sequence ATGATGACAGAAAATCCATGCGTCACCTGCGGTGCCTGTTGTGCGTTTTTCAGAGTATCATTTTACTGGGCTGAATGTGATGACAGTGAATGGGGAACCGTTCCTGTCGACAGGACAGAAGTGATTTCACCATTTCACCGCTGTATGAAAGGCACCCATAAGAAACCCCCTTATTGTTCTGAATTGAAAGGTGAAATCGGAAAACTGGCATTATGTCAGATTTATGAAAAACGCCCGTCAACATGTCGTGAATTTGGAATTCAATGGCAGGATGGCTATTATGTTCAATCGCCGGAAGATTTGCTGCGTTGCAATCAGGCGAGGCTTTCCTGGAATTTACCGCCCATCGGAGGCCGACTGCCCTCAGTCGCATAG
- a CDS encoding UDP-N-acetylmuramoyl-tripeptide--D-alanyl-D-alanine ligase, with translation MMEYSYTLHELCLCLNGTTETSDSNLRFNACSIDTRTLNTGDIFFCISGETTDGHLYVANALEKGAALIVGNRSRIPRSITQLSIPLIHVEDPNRAFLDLAADYRKRFQGTVIGVTGSNGKTSTKEILKGLCQNLDPTTHATAGNFNNHIGVPLTLLSAPLSSGWWVVEMGTNHFGEIETLTQVVRPNVGILTSIGESHLEFFDTTEGVAHEKSSMFNGMQPGSVVVFPAHIKHRNILEQAAQRQGIQIRTCGFEALTEEAVKATILNHADETTIFELWGTTFETSLVNPLLLLNLLGCLVLLQSCGVSIPELQQAVKQLKLSVKGRIHTIPMKDWTLVDDTYNANPSSFQSVVSSLKHSYPERRLIVVAGKMAELGQHSMSLHLQTGQMFYQSGISMLLACGDNESQYYLDGWKNAGGSDRNSFHAGELEDLFNYFQNILRPADIVLVKGSRAARMENFVKKCIESLS, from the coding sequence ATGATGGAATATTCTTATACGCTGCATGAATTGTGTTTGTGTCTCAACGGAACGACTGAAACCAGCGATTCCAACCTCCGATTTAACGCTTGTTCCATTGACACAAGAACATTGAATACCGGTGATATTTTTTTTTGTATTTCCGGTGAAACCACCGATGGCCATCTCTATGTGGCCAATGCTTTGGAAAAAGGTGCCGCGCTGATTGTCGGCAACCGCTCACGTATTCCCAGATCAATCACACAACTTTCCATTCCACTGATCCATGTAGAGGATCCCAACCGGGCATTTCTGGATCTTGCGGCCGATTACCGTAAACGTTTTCAGGGCACCGTGATTGGAGTGACCGGCAGTAATGGAAAAACTTCCACCAAAGAAATTCTCAAGGGACTGTGCCAGAACCTTGATCCCACAACACATGCGACAGCCGGCAATTTCAACAACCACATTGGTGTGCCGCTGACCTTGTTGAGCGCACCGTTATCCTCCGGTTGGTGGGTGGTTGAGATGGGAACCAATCATTTTGGTGAAATTGAAACACTGACACAGGTTGTCAGACCCAACGTTGGAATCCTGACCAGTATCGGTGAGAGCCATCTTGAGTTTTTTGACACGACTGAAGGTGTGGCTCACGAAAAATCCAGCATGTTCAACGGCATGCAACCCGGTAGTGTGGTGGTGTTTCCTGCCCACATCAAACATCGGAATATTCTGGAACAGGCGGCCCAACGGCAGGGAATCCAGATACGAACATGCGGTTTTGAGGCGTTGACTGAGGAGGCTGTGAAAGCAACGATTCTTAATCATGCCGATGAAACCACCATCTTTGAACTTTGGGGCACAACATTCGAGACAAGCCTGGTCAATCCCCTGTTGCTACTCAATCTGCTGGGATGTCTGGTGTTGCTTCAATCCTGTGGTGTTTCCATCCCTGAGTTACAACAGGCTGTAAAACAATTAAAACTGAGTGTGAAAGGCCGGATTCACACCATTCCCATGAAAGACTGGACTTTGGTGGATGACACCTATAATGCGAACCCGTCGTCGTTTCAAAGTGTGGTGAGCAGCTTGAAGCATTCTTACCCGGAACGACGATTGATTGTTGTCGCTGGAAAAATGGCGGAACTGGGACAGCACAGCATGTCCCTGCACCTTCAGACAGGCCAAATGTTTTATCAGTCAGGAATTTCGATGCTGCTGGCCTGTGGCGACAATGAATCTCAGTATTATCTCGATGGCTGGAAAAATGCAGGAGGTTCCGACCGGAATTCATTCCATGCAGGAGAGCTGGAGGATCTGTTCAATTATTTCCAAAATATTTTGAGACCCGCGGATATTGTTCTGGTAAAAGGCTCCAGAGCCGCGCGCATGGAAAATTTTGTCAAAAAATGTATCGAATCCTTGTCCTGA
- a CDS encoding type II secretion system protein M, translating into MTIMTMPDLTQREKILIGVMLTLLVVFILGLSLRKISRYESDLQLQILARQKQLESIEKSGKEWLSLQEAPTAPVMRDSLSSFIEQTVRRLGMHEFLQLNVLPTNPTGMEGVQVRIDQLNLDQLFNVIYTLEKNRPVLLIDQLEIAVSPGSRLLKTSFKVYKQRAE; encoded by the coding sequence TTGACCATTATGACCATGCCCGATTTGACACAACGAGAAAAAATACTGATTGGCGTCATGCTGACGTTGCTGGTCGTCTTTATATTGGGACTTTCTCTCAGGAAAATATCTCGATATGAAAGCGATTTACAACTACAGATCCTGGCCCGACAAAAGCAACTGGAATCGATCGAGAAATCTGGAAAAGAATGGCTCTCACTCCAGGAAGCACCCACAGCTCCCGTGATGCGGGACTCTCTCAGTTCGTTTATTGAACAGACGGTTCGACGCCTGGGAATGCATGAATTTCTTCAGTTGAATGTTCTGCCTACCAACCCCACCGGAATGGAAGGTGTTCAGGTCAGAATTGATCAACTCAATCTCGACCAGTTGTTCAATGTCATCTACACTCTGGAAAAAAATCGTCCAGTCCTGCTGATTGATCAGCTCGAAATCGCTGTCAGCCCCGGCAGCCGCCTGCTCAAAACATCCTTTAAAGTTTATAAACAAAGAGCGGAGTGA